A window of the Acanthochromis polyacanthus isolate Apoly-LR-REF ecotype Palm Island chromosome 10, KAUST_Apoly_ChrSc, whole genome shotgun sequence genome harbors these coding sequences:
- the atg2a gene encoding autophagy-related protein 2 homolog A: MSRWLFPWSGSIKKRACRYLLQHYLGHFLQERLSLDQLGLDLYNGNGVIKDINLDVWAVNELLESLGAPLEIVDGFVSSIAVTIPWQALLTDHCTLEVSGLQITCRPKYRTSGGWDSQGWSSSMTSSMQLAQECLKDPPEASEEPPAPLEGLEMFAQTIETVLRRIKVTFLDTIVRIEHQPLDLETGVALEVHIKRLEYFDEAVRDPACQTAVPVDIHQPPAFLHKILQLSAVQLFYDSSGIVQGPPEEEHPDSATASEREEEDEDDEEEEVEKEKEDKEAKSPPATPGPLSQPLLIGSCSGFIETTVKIKQNDMLPGPKLELDGKVGCVHMLLSPDQITHLTDLLAALCIDIEPETKCGGVHSRPLDSDDLRMIEEDLGKQLGSSPRERDWETEPDLEPFVTGLENGEMFYSMGPAGMSSSVTSIRSGSELSDSDMESSTHSLASFTQPAALSAQGMVNCPRRYPVAGCLSSLPQAGSRSRGRSHSSQAEQLKPDALLRLTLGGLTLTLLQEDPPCRADGASSFAQVSQLFFQELVFFKDGMFSERDFHHLRGGFAKACPHSHLRLTGAAVQVSCEMRSGRRHSRAVTSDLSFSRLELLECLWEDGKPQYCELLQFQKAGLFTVGAAARPCAQLHYSLSERRLRKGKQRVVRRDSVVWVELAELCAELDLDILSRLGSLSRAFSHCPSQTAGSGLIQTQNSELYSSFTLLSPHAILKLRFPIPDLRPLPKRRPPTQRAVRQETLVLELTELELKHQEAPDLQSEQPAPGQPWAPCLTQLLEASFTDLHGSYEGWEGGSFPCIRVKKNRDSLPRISVRVRGGEAQGPAAGLSGMNLGLMRDLGAAFFESHCEFNDKTSSPFSSNRTMFETEEMVIPADPEEMRQFQEQCVAQCQCAVDISLPLAYILLPSKQAFQSIYNRINNDLLMWEPPPPPPPSAHSPDHSRHHHDDFQLCKSAFRLDSDSEEDEPHFYLASESDGRTPQSAPRPNHNLSLLSLTVIIGKGRLQARTDRKEDQSHGEIVLDLEGGKIFSVAQHQNDPNLSFLCLESRRVELYHRAVVKDTPIPQRLEMPSFIAPKHLDPTIYPTEVGVSSVSGREGEPQMLSTAIKITLDLQRNVKEFLVALRLQGATMRHYMTQTNQSWHEQLVDFLDVIDDPILGYTAPAVITVLHTHLATCAVDYRPLYLPLRVLFTAESFSLSSNIIVDTATFHLRFILDDSALYLSDKCETDTVDLRRDYVCVLDIDLLELAITTWKGSDTGKLSQPLFELRCSNNVVHLHTCADSCAALVNLLQYLVSQGDLHPPPRHASPTEIAGQKLPLSESPASMLPCPPAETAEINQYDLADALIDTEKSHREESLEPGSPSVPRGSPVSVYLFPGEASKHSPAVLQGDDSELDGLVTTATEAQADMMSDEGSEGSTDNDDFCILEAPGMGIPPRDGEPVVTVLSQVPIRVKDSHFSRPRGSSDLLRAPSRFPVPQSRVVLREISVVWHLYGGKDFGGKPMSIHAQNTNRGRSVPAGVRGSPSRSVASSRPQNSWRWAGGSGRQHTLLMEIQLTKVSFQHESYPVAVAGQDGEGSVAAGVGVGPGGEQPLSRQVFIVQELEVRDRLASSQINKFLYLYTSESMPRRAHSNMLTVKALQVCPESGLGGPECCLRVSLLPLRLNIDQDALFFLKDFFSNLASSVNPYLPVDPAAEVKADPSQKSSEEVEVAAGLGPDLTASVETTYSEQSSSSAGSSSSSDQPIYFREFRFTSEVPIWLDYHGKHVVIEQGTFAGILIGLAQLNCSELKLKRLCCRHGLLGVDKVIQYAVTEWLTDIRKNQLPGILGGVGPMHSVVQLFHGVRDLFWLPIEQYRKDGRIIRGLQRGAASFGTSTASAALELSNRLVQAIQATAETVYDILSPTPPLNRYAITEGRAPSSRPRRAAQPADLREGVAKAYDTVREGVIDTAQTLCDVASRGHEQKGLPGAVGGVLRQIPPTVVRPLIVASEATSNLLGGMRNQIKPDARKEDFLKWRTEDAQE, translated from the exons ATGTCTCGCTGGCTCTTCCCCTGGTCAGGCTCAATCAAGAAGCGGGCCTGTCGGTACCTTCTACAGCACTACCTCGGTCACTTTTTGCAGGAACGACTGAGCCTCGACCAGCTGGGTTTGGACTTGTACAACGGCAACGGTGTCATCAAGGACATCAACCTCGATGTCTGG GCGGTTAATGAACTTTTGGAGTCCCTCGGGGCTCCTCTAGAGATAGTGGATGGCTTTGTGAGCAGCATAGCAGTGACCATCCCCTGGCAAGCTCTCCTGACCGATCACTGCACCTTAGAAGTTTCTGGTCTTCAGATAACATGTCGACCCAAGTACCGGACCA GTGGGGGTTGGGACTCCCAAGGCTGGTCTTCCAGCATGACCTCCAGCATGCAGCTGGCTCAGGAGTGCCTAAAGGACCCCCCAGAGGCGTCCGAGGAGCCACCTGCCCCGCTGGAGGGGCTTGAGATGTTTGCACAGACTATTGAGACGG TTCTTCGTCGCATTAAAGTCACCTTTCTAGACACTATAGTCCGCATCGAGCACCAGCCCCTGGACCTGGAAACAGGCGTTGCCTTAGAAGTGCACATCAAACG ACTGGAGTACTTTGATGAGGCAGTGCGAGATCCAGCCTGTCAGACTGCTGTGCCTGTCGACATCCACCAGCCGCCTGCCTTCCTGCACAAGATCCTCCAGCTGAGCGCTGTCCAGCTGTTCTACGACAGCAGCGGCATCGTACAG GGTCCTCCTGAAGAGGAACACCCAGATTCAGCCACTGCTagtgaaagagaggaagaggatgaagacgatgaggaggaggaggtggagaaggagaaggaggacaaAGAGGCTAAGTCCCCGCCAGCCACTCCTGGTCCTCTGTCTCAGCCGCTGCTCATAGGAAGCTGCTCTGGTTTCATCGAGACCACCGTCAAGATCAAACAGAACGACATGCTGCCAGGACCAAAG TTGGAGTTGGATGGGAAGGTGGGCTGTGTCCACATGCTGCTGTCTCCAGATCAAATAACCCATCTGACTGACCTGCTGGCGGCTCTCTGCATAGACATTg AGCCAGAGACTAAATGTGGTGGAGTGCACAGTCGTCCGTTAGATTCGGACGACCTGCGTATGATTGAGGAGGACCTCGGTAAGCAGCTGGGCTCAAGTCCCAGAGAGCGAGACTGGGAAACTGAGCCAGACCTGGAGCCTTTTGTCACCGGCCTGGAGAATGGAG AGATGTTTTACTCGATGGGTCCTGCTGGGATGAGCAGCAGTGTGACATCGATCCGTTCTGGCAGCGAGCTGTCAGACAGTGACATGGAGTCGTCCACTCACAGTTTAGCCAGCTTCACGCAGCCAGCAGCACTTTCTGCACAG GGCATGGTGAACTGTCCCAGGAGGTATCCTGTAGCGGGCTGCCTGTCGAGTCTACCTCAGGCCGGCAGCCGGAGTCGAG GACGTTCGCACAGCAGCCAAGCAGAGCAGCTGAAGCCTGATGCGTTGTTACGACTGACCCTCGGTGGACTCACTCTAACCTTGCTGCAGGAAGACCCGCCCTGCAGGGCTGACGGAGCCTCATCATTTGCTCAGGTGTCTCAGTTGTTCTTCCAGGAGCTGGTTTTCTTCAAGGACGGTATGTTCAGCGAGAGAGACTTCCATCATCTGCGAGGCGGCTTCGCCAAGGCCTGCCCACACTCCCATCTCAG ACTGACCGGAGCAGCAGTCCAGGTATCTTGTGAGATGCGGAGTGGGAGACGCCACAGTCGGGCCGTCACCTCGGACCTTTCCTTCAGCAGACTGGAACTGTTGGAGTGCCTCTGGGAGGACGGAAAGCCTCAGTACTGCGAG TTGCTTCAGTTCCAGAAAGCTGGTCTGTTTACAGTTGGAGCTGCAGCCAGGCCATGCGCCCAACTACACTACAGCCTCAGTGAGAGACGCCTGCGTAAG GGTAAACAGCGGGTGGTGCGTCGGGACAGTGTGGTGTGGGTGGAACTGGCTGAGCTGTGTGCTGAGCTGGACCTGGACATCCTCAGCCGCCTGGGGAGCCTCAGCAGGGCCTTCAGCCACTGTCCCTCACAGACTGCTGGATCAGGACTCATACAG aCCCAGAACAGTGAGCTTTACTCCTCCTTCACCCTCCTCTCCCCCCACGCCATCCTCAAGCTTCGTTTCCCCATACCCGACCTTCGGCCCCTCCCAAAGCGTCGACCGCCCACCCAGAGGGCAGTGCGGCAGGAGACCTTGGTGCTGGAGCTGACGGAGCTGGAACTAAAGCACCAGGAGGCTCCAGACCTGCAGAGTGAGCAGCCCGCCCCGGGACAGCCATGGGCTCCCTGCCTCACCCAGCTGCTGGAGGCGTCCTTCACCGACCTGCACG GATCATATGAGGGCTGGGAGGGTGGCTCTTTCCCCTGTATCAGAGTGAAGAAGAACCGCGACTCTCTACCCAG GATATCTGTGCGTGTGCGTGGAGGTGAGGCTCAGGGCCCGGCAGCAGGTCTGAGCGGGATGAACCTGGGCCTCATGAGGGACCTGGGCGCCGCCTTCTTTGAAAGCCACTGTGAATTCAACGACAAAACCAGCTCTCCTTTTTCCTCCAACCGCACCATGTTTGAGACTGAGGAG ATGGTGATTCCAGCCGACCCAGAGGAGATGCGTCAGTTTCAGGAGCAGTGTGTCGCTCAGTGCCAGTGTGCTGTGGACATCAGCCTGCCTCTGGCTTACATCCTGCTGCCCAGCAAACAGGCCTTCCAGAGCATCTACAACAG GATCAATAATGACCTGTTGATGTGGGAGccgcctccccctcctcccccctcagCCCACAGCCCCGACCACAGCCGCCATCACCACGACGACTTCCAGCTCTGCAAGTCGGCCTTCAGACTGG ACTCTGATTCAGAAGAGGACGAGCCTCATTTCTACTTGGCCAGCGAATCGGATGGAAGGACGCCGCAGTCAGCTCCTCGGCCCAACCACAACCTCAGCCTCCTTTCCCTCACTGTGATTATCGGGAAAGGTCGCCTCCAAGCCAGAACAGACAGGAAG GAGGACCAGAGTCATGGGGAGATTGTGCTTGACCTGGAAGGGGGGAAGATATTCAGTGTGGCACAGCATCAGAATGACCCCAACCTCAGTTTCCTGTGTCTGGAGAGCAGACGAGTGGAGCTCTACCATCGAG CTGTGGTCAAAGACACCCCCATTCCACAGCGGTTGGAGATGCCTAGCTTCATTGCTCCTAAGCACCTGGACCCTACCATCTACCCCACAGAGGTGGGAGTGAGCAGTGTGAGCGGCAGGGAGGGGGAGCCTCAGATGTTGTCCACAGCCATCAAAATCACGCTGGACCTTCAGAGAAATGTCAAA GAGTTCCTCGTTGCTCTTCGACTTCAAGGTGCCACCATGCGACATTACATGACGCAGACCAACCAAAGTTGGCACGAGCAG ctggtTGATTTCCTGGATGTCATTGATGATCCTATTCTGGGATACACAGCCCCGGCCGTCATCACTGTCCTCCACACACACCTCGCTACCTGTGCTGTCGACTACAG ACCTCTGTATCTGCCCCTGCGAGTTTTGTTCACAGCAGagtctttctctctgtccagTAATATCATTGTAGACACTGCCACCTTCCACCTCAG ATTCATCCTGGATGACTCTGCTCTCTACCTCTCTGACAAATGTGAGACTGACACCGTGGACTTAAGGAGAG ACTATGTGTGCGTTCTGGACATTGACCTGCTGGAGCTTGCCATCACCACATGGAAAGGCAGCGACACGGGGAAGCTG TCTCAGCCTCTCTTTGAGCTCCGTTGCTCCAACAACGTCGTCCACCTTCACACCTGTGCGGATTCCTGCGCTGCCCTCGTCaatctgctgcagtatctggtCTCCCAGGGCGACCTGCACCCACCACCACGCCATGCCTCACCCACCGAAATCGCTGGCCAGAAATTACCA CTGTCAGAAAGTCCTGCGTCGATGCTGCCCTGTCCTCCAGCTGAAACCGCTGAGATCAACCAGTACGACCTGGCTGATGCCTTAATAGACACAGAGAAGAGTCACAGAGAAGAGAGTTTAGAACCAG GTTCGCCCTCAGTGCCGAGAGGCTCGCCTGTCTCTGTCTACCTGTTTCCTGGTGAAGCCTCGAAGCACAGCCCCGCTGTCCTTCAGGGGGACGATTCAGAGCTTGATGGACTGGTTACCACGGCAACTGAGGCACAGGCAGATATGATGTCAGACGAAGGCTCAGAAGGATCCACGGACAATGACGACTTCTGCATCCTGGAGGCTCCCGGCATGGGCATTCCT CCCAGAGACGGGGAGCCTGTGGTGACGGTTCTGTCCCAGGTTCCCATCAGGGTGAAGGACAGTCACTTTTCCAGACCTCGAGGCAGCTCAGACCTGCTCCGAGCTCCGAGTCGCTTCCCGGTTCCACAGAGCCGAGTGGTGCTGCGGGAGATCTCTGTAGTCTGGCATCTCTATGGAGGAAAGGACTTCGGTGGTAAACCCATGTCCATACATGCCCAGAACACaaacag GGGTCGCTCAGTCCCGGCTGGCGTTCGCGGGTCTCCGTCTCGTTCTGTTGCTTCCTCTCGTCCTCAGAACTCGTGGCGCTGGGCTGGAGGCAGCGGCCGTCAGCACACACTGCTAATGGAGATTCAGCTCACCAAG GTGTCCTTCCAGCACGAGTCTTACCCGGTGGCAGTAGCGGGGCAGGATGGGGAGGGCTCTGTGGCAGCTGGGGTTGGGGTCGGTCCCGGAGGCGAGCAGCCCCTCTCCAGGCAGGTGTTCATCGTCCAGGAGCTGGAGGTTCGAGACCGACTGGCCTCTTCACAAATCAACAAATTCCTCTACCTCTACACCAGTGAGAGCATGCCCCGCAGAGCCCACTCCAACATG CTGACTGTGAAGGCCCTGCAGGTGTGTCCAGAGTCTGGTCTTGGTGGTCCAGAGTGTTGTCTTCGGGTCAGCCTGCTGCCACTACGACTGAACATCGACCAG GATGCATTGTTTTTCCTGAAGGACTTTTTTAGTAATCTAGCTTCCTCTGTTAACCCCTACCTGCCCGTGGACCCTGCAGCTGAAG TGAAGGCAGATCCCTCCCAGAAGTCGTCTGAGGAGGTGGAGGTAGCGGCTGGTCTTGGACCTGACCTCACAGCATCTGTGGAAACTACGTACAGCGAGCAGAGCTCCTCCTCTGcaggctcctcctcctcctctgaccaGCCAATCTACTTCCG AGAATTTCGTTTCACTTCTGAAGTGCCTATCTGGCTGGATTATCACGGCAAACATGTCGTCATTGAACAG GGGACATTTGCAGGAATCCTGATCGGTCTGGCCCAGTTAAACTGTTCTGAGCTGAAGCTGAAGAGGCTCTGCTGCAGACACGg TCTCCTCGGTGTCGACAAAGTGATTCAGTACGCCGTCACGGAGTGGCTGACGGACATCAGGAAGAACCAGCTGCCAGGCATTCTGGGAGGTGTTGGCCCCATGCATTCAGTTGTCCAGCTGT TCCATGGAGTGAGGGATCTGTTCTGGTTACCCATCGAGCAGTACAGGAAGGACGGACGCATTATTCGAGGTCTCCAGAGGGGGGCGGCGTCCTTCGGCACCTCAACGGCTTCTGCTGCTCTGGAGCTCAGCAACAGGCTGGTTCAGGCCATCCAG GCTACAGCAGAGACAGTGTACGACATCTTGTCTCCAACGCCTCCCCTGAATCGCTACGCCATCACAGAGGGCCGAGCCCCCTCCAGCCGACCCCGCAGAGCCGCCCAGCCTGCAGACCTCCGAGAAGGAGTGGCCAAAGCCTACGACACCGTCAGAGAG GGAGTGATTGACACGGCTCAGACCCTGTGCGATGTAGCATCCCGTGGCCACGAACAGAAGGGTCTCCCCGGTGCTGTGGGCGGCGTCCTGCGGCAGATCCCGCCCACCGTAGTCCGACCCTTAATCGTGGCCTCTGAAGCCACCTCCAACCTGCTGGGCGGCATGCGGAACCAGATCAAACCGGATGCACGGAAAGAGGATTTCCTCAAGTGGCGCACGGAGGACGCCCAAGAATGA